Proteins from one Microbacterium proteolyticum genomic window:
- the ftsY gene encoding signal recognition particle-docking protein FtsY — MAENPWSLGRALRGLFVKPTIDETTWDDLETALLTADFGPDVTERLIDELREKVDRYRTTDPRDLQRMLRETLEEHFAKFDTTLRLTERPAVVLVVGVNGVGKTTTIGKFAKFLQRYGRTVVVGAADTFRAAAVDQLATWAERGGATIVRPQHEGQDPASVAFQTVAHAKETGTEIVLVDTAGRLHTKGGLMDELGKIKRVIEKQAPISEVLLVLDATTGQNGLMQAQAFLDSAGVTGLVLTKLDGSAKGGFVLAVQERTGIPVKLLGQGEGINDLTGFTPHVFAASLVD, encoded by the coding sequence GTGGGACGACCTCGAGACGGCTCTTCTGACCGCCGACTTCGGTCCCGACGTGACCGAGCGGCTCATCGACGAGCTGCGTGAGAAGGTCGACCGCTACCGCACGACGGATCCGCGCGACCTGCAGCGCATGCTGCGCGAGACCCTCGAAGAGCACTTCGCGAAGTTCGACACCACGCTGCGCCTGACCGAACGCCCCGCCGTGGTCCTCGTGGTCGGCGTCAACGGCGTCGGCAAGACCACGACGATCGGCAAGTTCGCGAAGTTCCTGCAGCGCTACGGGCGGACGGTCGTCGTCGGCGCGGCCGACACCTTCCGTGCCGCGGCCGTCGACCAGCTGGCGACGTGGGCCGAGCGCGGGGGAGCCACGATCGTGCGCCCCCAGCACGAGGGTCAGGACCCGGCATCCGTCGCGTTCCAGACCGTGGCGCACGCGAAGGAGACGGGCACCGAGATCGTGCTCGTCGACACCGCGGGCCGCCTCCACACCAAGGGCGGCCTGATGGACGAGCTCGGCAAGATCAAGCGCGTCATCGAGAAGCAGGCTCCGATCAGCGAGGTCCTCCTGGTCCTGGATGCCACGACGGGACAGAACGGGCTCATGCAGGCGCAGGCCTTCCTCGACAGCGCCGGGGTGACCGGCCTGGTCCTCACGAAGCTCGACGGGTCGGCCAAGGGCGGGTTCGTCCTGGCGGTGCAGGAGCGTACCGGCATCCCGGTGAAGCTGCTCGGCCAGGGCGAGGGGATCAACGATCTCACGGGCTTCACGCCCCACGTTTTCGCCGCCTCGCTCGTCGACTGA
- a CDS encoding DUF2004 domain-containing protein: protein MAIEHDFFGLLESGPDGSIFWSENVEFGDQSVTVDLTAPDQDDVSIDALDVAAAMISSLETIDLAARNAMVNELDDRTSEVTEYILQQQATLGDELDDLLSDPSGDTHIDVIKSLQLMSMTILADEHGGTDPFAVLEYALDPDSTDDVLLVNLASDGQVQSVTSAD from the coding sequence ATGGCGATCGAGCACGACTTCTTCGGACTCCTCGAGTCAGGCCCCGACGGGTCGATCTTCTGGTCGGAGAACGTCGAGTTCGGCGACCAGAGCGTCACCGTCGATCTGACCGCACCGGATCAGGACGACGTGTCGATCGACGCCCTCGACGTCGCCGCGGCCATGATCTCGTCGCTCGAGACGATCGACCTCGCCGCCCGCAACGCCATGGTCAACGAGCTCGACGACCGCACGAGCGAGGTGACCGAGTACATCCTGCAGCAGCAGGCGACGCTGGGCGACGAGCTCGACGACCTGCTCTCCGACCCGTCCGGCGATACGCACATCGACGTCATCAAGTCGCTTCAACTCATGAGCATGACGATCCTGGCCGACGAGCACGGGGGGACGGACCCGTTCGCGGTCCTCGAGTACGCACTCGACCCGGACTCGACGGACGACGTCCTGCTGGTGAACCTCGCCTCCGACGGGCAGGTTCAGTCGGTGACCAGCGCCGACTGA